In Quercus lobata isolate SW786 chromosome 12, ValleyOak3.0 Primary Assembly, whole genome shotgun sequence, a genomic segment contains:
- the LOC115972529 gene encoding uncharacterized protein LOC115972529: MMKQNQQPFILEITVLSAEGLNTNCSSTLFSRRIRPFITFKTVPPSPYNHHMMMGSSSKGDKKCHVYRTRVDDEGGTNPRWGDKFDVPLDHTFFANRYSTIHLQLYTKRLIVGQAQLGWFQIPVYDFGSSPVGTVRYLSYRLRARDGSRGTAIVNLAIKLQSFVPVSGLNSDTCHTVVGIPVTVLPRAAAECSRL; encoded by the coding sequence ATGATGAAGCAAAATCAGCAACCATTCATCCTAGAAATCACTGTACTATCAGCGGAGGGACTCAACACCAACTGTTCGTCCACACTATTTTCAAGGCGCATCAGACCCTTCATCACCTTCAAGACGGTGCCACCTAGTCCGTACAACCACCACATGATGATGGGCAGCAGCAGCAAGGGTGATAAGAAGTGCCACGTGTACAGAACAAGGGTGGATGATGAAGGAGGTACAAATCCTAGGTGGGGTGACAAATTTGATGTCCCTTTAGACCACACCTTCTTTGCCAACAGATATTCCACCATTCATCTCCAACTCTACACCAAGAGGCTCATTGTGGGCCAGGCCCAGTTGGGTTGGTTTCAGATTCCGGTTTACGATTTCGGGTCCTCTCCGGTTGGGACTGTTCGCTACCTCAGTTACCGACTACGAGCTAGAGACGGTTCTAGGGGTACTGCAATTGTTAACCTTGCTATCAAGTTACAAAGTTTTGTCCCGGTTTCCGGCCTTAATTCAGATACGTGTCACACGGTTGTTGGTATACCAGTCACGGTGCTCCCACGTGCTGCAGCTGAGTGCAGTCGTTTATAG